A genomic stretch from Tenrec ecaudatus isolate mTenEca1 chromosome X, mTenEca1.hap1, whole genome shotgun sequence includes:
- the CMC4 gene encoding cx9C motif-containing protein 4: MPQKDPCQKQACEIQKCLQANNYMESKCKAVIQELRKCCAQYPKGRSVVCSGFEKEEEVKLT, translated from the exons ATGCCACAGAAGGATCCATGTCAGAAGCAAGCCTGTGAGATACAGAAATGTTTACAAG CCAACAACTACATGGAATCTAAATGTAAGGCTGTCATCCAAGAACTGCGGAAATGTTGTGCTCAGTATCCCAAGGGAAGATCCGTCGTCTGTTCTGGGtttgaaaaggaagaagaagtaaAGCTGACATGA